The nucleotide window ATGTTTACGACTAGTCCTAAATCTTATGGCCCATCCAGCTCTCATGAAACTCAAGCCACTGTGCCATGTCCGGTTTGTAGTGTTGATATTCCGGAAGCAAACATAAACTTACACTTAGACAAGTGTCTACTGAGAGCCAGTGGACAGCAGCcagcccctccaaaaatcgagaataaaatgaaaaggtTACCAAAACTAGTCTACACTCTTTTATCTGATAAGGACCTTAAGAAAAAAGCAAAGGAATATGGACTGAATGTTTTAGGCGATCGAAAAACTTTAATCTCGCGTTTGAAGCGCTACACAGTAGCCTATAATTCAGAATGCGACAAAGCTGTTCCTAAATCTCTAATCGAAATCCTCCATGATGTTGAAAAGGAAGAGAAACTAGAGCAGAGAGCCAACGCGcagattgaaaaaccaacagCTCTGTTCAACACCATCACGCGCAGCACTGATCCAAAAGTTATCAACGAAGttaatgaaaaatatatcaaaGAAAACGAGAGTACATTCAAAGCACTGATACAGAAGATGAAGGACCGTGAGGGAACAAATATTAGGCCAACGGGTCATGTTAACCGAATTTTTGATGATGTAGATGTGGATATGTTTGAGTCGGGCGATGATTGTGTTGAGGTTGATGCTGAACCAAGAGACATGAACAAAACCGTCAATGAGCCTCAGGATATGAACCGTACTAGAGTGGAATCTAATCATACTCCTAAAAGAAGTTCCTCCAGCAGGTAATAATTGAACCCTTTTTAATGAAGCCTTAAGCTAAGCATGAGTGAAATTCTGGGGAAAATGGCACCACATATGCTCAATCCAATGGGGTGCATTTCTCTAATTAAAAAGGATGTaaggaatttaagaaaattAGAACACAGAAACGGAATTGtacgaaaaaatttgaaaatcacaaaaaagttGAGAAATATCCCTCCTCAGTCAAAGGTAATAAATCAAATGAAGGtaatcaaataaataaagaattcGATAAGATCTCAGATattgtgaaagaacaaataagaaaaataaagaaggatGTAGAAAAAGGATATATTCTCACCAAAGCATGATAAGATCGTTAACAGCCCAATTTAGTGAGCTGGTCATGTTTGTAGCGAGTCTCTTAAGAGCCCGGCTGGTAGCGCAACATGCCGATAACCAAATCAGATAAGTCTTATCCATTACTATATTGATTGTTTCAGTGAATGGGCGTCTTAAATATTAAGGCATTCATCCATGGAACATCAGCCTTAGTTTGTAAATAATAGTTTTTCTCAATATAAGAAGCCTTGATTTAGAAATAACGTTCTCTGTAAACCATTGTATAGTTTTTTGAATAATCTATTTTTGcaaaccaaaaaataaataaataaacaaataaaagaatAGGTAAAACCATGCTTAGAAGAACATTTAGTGCAAGTTAATCGACAACATTGTTTCcattgaaatcttgaaatttttcataattccaCTTTGCCCAAATGATGAAGaccagatttttattttttaaaattcaatgttcCAATCTCATCTtctcctcgatttttttttcaggttacCCAATCAATTATTCAACGGAGAAAAAGCTTCCTCTCCGAGTTCACCAATTGTTGCCTTAAAGCGGCTGCCAGATCATAAACTTCCAGGGTCCAGTCTTAGCACcttgaatcaaaattttataagCAATGGTGAAGTGGATGAACCAGAAGATGAGCCTGACAATACTCTCAATCAAAGTAATCAAAGTTTTAGTCTACTGGATGAATCCCAGCTTGACTTTCCGATCGGTAAGTTGAGGGTTTTTACATCAGAAAGGTGTCGACTTTTCTCTTATACATgactcctcaaaattttaaatgtctTTTTCTTCAAACTACGTTTTTTTCAACTACAAACTTCAAATCTGCCGTTCAGAGCAAAAAAGCCATAACTCCattgcaaattttgtatttttcttccacacaTACCGCTCTAATACAAGAAAATCCAAGTGTGACAATGATTGTGAAGTGTGgcaaggcttcattttttaaaattttgagttccTAATGGTATgccaaaattgactcgaaaaaatgaggaatgaacatttgttggttttcttgtgaaatagTATTTTGctagaaaaaaatccaaaaaatgtcgaaTGGAGATATGGCGTTTTTACTTTGGACGGTAGAAATCACCATAGCTTTGCTTTGCTTTGTCATGGCTCAATTTGGAGCTCCTGTGgaataatttccttttttttttggtggaggGTTACATgtagagaaaatgaaaaaaataaaaataaaactggaaacttgagaaattgaaaatgatgaaaaaaatcaaactccTCTTTTCTTAAGGAATCACATTGGGTCATTTGCTTTAGTCACAGAATCTTGCTTTGATAATTTTTGACTACAATAAAACTAATGACGAAAATCATTCATTTTGGAAATGTTCCTTTGTTAGCATTATGCAAAATTTTATCTAGAAATGTGCAGTCAAGTGGGTTAGCTCTAACCCTGTCTTGTGCTTTCCAAGTTCCAAAGTGATCTTGATCTAAGATAATCAGTTCGTTTGCCTGAAAGTCAATTGAATTTTATCCACAGAAAACTCAGGACGTTTTCTGAGGCTCCACCTCAATGCAAAAATAGAAATGCCTTAACTTCAAAACAAAGCTGTGGGTGGATGTCAAATATTACTGCATCAGCTGATTCAGTTTAAATGTTGCACAAATATTTTGCACAGAATTGAGGTATCAGGTGCTGGAAAAACTCTTGGCTCAACTCAATGACTTAAAAAAAGTGCCGTTATCACACAAAGCCTTCCAATTAAAAGTATTCATGAATACATTTTTGGAGTCTTATTTTgctttgttgttgttttttctaGATTCTGAGCCAAATCCAAAGACCTCAAATAATGAACTTTTGCTAAGGACACCAGGAGGTTCGGAAGAAGATGACTCAGCAAGCAGCGTAGAACTATTTGTATCCTCTTCAAGTCGCCAgc belongs to Bemisia tabaci chromosome 6, PGI_BMITA_v3 and includes:
- the LOC109035035 gene encoding E3 ubiquitin-protein ligase RAD18, translated to MTEVEVAPIPSTSWPKEFPELKELDDLLKCSICYEYMQTTLISACSHSFCSICIRRYLQYQNQCPTCFSQLFDNQLRNNRTLDAVVQVYTKVKDKLCHHLRISAVVIPSTSSTSKDNAVSSPSTSSRREEPTKILVKADVSQSKDAHPTRPKKRAMEPEKSIKTPKRTANKNLDEIEIIEPDVRESPRQVSNVPSTPVCLASPSVSKIRVPDMFTTSPKSYGPSSSHETQATVPCPVCSVDIPEANINLHLDKCLLRASGQQPAPPKIENKMKRLPKLVYTLLSDKDLKKKAKEYGLNVLGDRKTLISRLKRYTVAYNSECDKAVPKSLIEILHDVEKEEKLEQRANAQIEKPTALFNTITRSTDPKVINEVNEKYIKENESTFKALIQKMKDREGTNIRPTGHVNRIFDDVDVDMFESGDDCVEVDAEPRDMNKTVNEPQDMNRTRVESNHTPKRSSSSRLPNQLFNGEKASSPSSPIVALKRLPDHKLPGSSLSTLNQNFISNGEVDEPEDEPDNTLNQSNQSFSLLDESQLDFPIDSEPNPKTSNNELLLRTPGGSEEDDSASSVELFVSSSSRQRKRKEMASSPAPSNNIVTRKLRKRVDR